The genomic region CGTTTCGACCGCAGCGGTAACGCCTCCGCCTGTACTGACCGCTGAATGGTTGGTCCATCAGTACTTCTGGACGATAAACTCGCGGTAACTACATTGGCTTACTGAACACCACTTTCCTACAAGACGAAGCGGAAATAACCGGCGCTAGAGTTCTGCGCAGAGATGATGCTGTCCCTTATTCAGGCAGAACACCTATTGAAAGCCATCTCCACAACTGTTAGCATGGACTATGATACCTTCCTTGGCGAAGTGCAGAGCCGGGGGCAACTCTCGTCGCGTGAGGATGCCGTTACGGCGACTCGGATCACGCTTGAGACACTCAGCCAGCGTATTGAACCGGGGCAGGCAGAGAACCTCGCAGCGCAACTCCCCAGAGAAATTGGGATATTTCTCACAGACGTAGATACCGTCGAGAGATTTGAGTGGGATGAGTTCATCGACCGAATTGTCGAGAAGGGGAACTACAGCCCTGAGGACGAGCAAGCAGATGCTGTCCATCACGCGCGGGTCGTGTTGGATGTCGTGGACGACGCGATCACCGACAACGCGATTGAGAACCTCCGTGATCAAATCTCCTCCGCTGACGACTGGAACGAGCTCTTTGTGCTAGTCGATCAAGAGGAGAAGACCGTTACCGAAGAACAACGGTCAGAGTAGAACCTGGTTCTCACAAGCCTCAGTTTGGGACGTAACGCACTGTTTTTAGCGAGAGATAACAGCCGAAGAATTGGAGGTGATTAGAATGAGACGAGGGTCTCTCAGTTACATGTTCCCCCTGTCCTGAACGGTGACGCCCTGTATGTCGGAGACCCCCGATTAGTCACGCGCTCAAGGCTGAATCGGGCGCTAAGTAGACCTGCGTATTTCACTCTTTTCGAATATCGAGAGAGGCGCGGATGAGTACTGGCTCGTCGATTATTCAGACCGAGATCCGTTATTGATCCGGACGCGAGACGCCCATTCGTACCAGTACTTCAATCGTGAGCGGATCTCTAGGTTCCGTTTCACCATGAGAACGTCGCTATATGCTCCTTCACCGACAGTCTGTGGGATATTACCGAGCACAAGGCGCTGAAGAAGCCCCTCCCGGGTCGCTCCAATTATAGTAAGATCAGGCTCTGTTGAAATCCTCTTCTATAGATACTTAATCCTATGAAACTACTTCTCACTACACATGCGGACTGAATCTGATAATTTCATAAGGTATATTATAGCATGGAGTAATGTAGGTACACGAATGCTGAAACGCTGGCAATATCCGTGGGTCGGTTCGGCATTATTGTCCTTTACTCTCACTATTGTTGGGAATTTATAT from Natrinema versiforme harbors:
- a CDS encoding DUF2267 domain-containing protein, whose amino-acid sequence is MDYDTFLGEVQSRGQLSSREDAVTATRITLETLSQRIEPGQAENLAAQLPREIGIFLTDVDTVERFEWDEFIDRIVEKGNYSPEDEQADAVHHARVVLDVVDDAITDNAIENLRDQISSADDWNELFVLVDQEEKTVTEEQRSE